The following is a genomic window from Streptomyces sp. NBC_01381.
GAGCTGGAGGAGCCGGTCGTCGTCCGCCCCACCTCCGAGACGATCGTCAACGAGTACTTCTCCAAGTGGGTGCAGAGCTACCGCGACCTGCCGCTGTTGATCAACCAGTGGGCGAACGTGGTCCGTTGGGAGCTGCGGCCCCGCCTCTTCCTGCGCACGTCGGAGTTCCTCTGGCAGGAGGGCCACACCGCCCACGCGACGCGGGAGGAAGCACGCGACTTCGCGGCCCGCATCCACGAGCACGTCTACGGAGACTTCATGCGCGAGGTCCTGGCGATGGACTTCGTCCTGGGCCGCAAGACCGCCCGGGAGCGCTTCGCGGGCGCCATCAACACGCTCACCCTCGAAGGCATGATGGGCGACGGGAAAGCCCTCCAGCTCGGCACGAGCCATGAGCTCGGCCAGAACTTCGCCAAGGCCTTCCACACCCAGTACCTGTCCAAGGAGGGCAAGCAGGAGCTCGTCTGGCAGACCTCCTGGGGCAGTACGACACGGATGGTCGGCGCCCTGGTGATGATGCACGGCGACGACAACGGCCTGCGGGTGCCGCCGCGCCTCGCGCCCGTCCAGGTCGTCGTCCTCGCCATCAAGGGCGACGAGGCGGTGCTCGCGAAGGTCCGCGAGATCGGCGACCGCCTCAAGGCGGCGGGCGTACGCGTCCAGGTCGACGACCGCACGGACACACCCTTCGGGCGCCGTGCCGTCGACTGGGAGCTCAAGGGGGTGCCGGTCCGCGTCGAGGTCGGCCCGCGCGACCTGGAGAACGGCACGGCGATGGTGGCCCGGCGCATCCCGGGCGGCAAGGAACCGGTCGCGATCGACTCCCTGACCGCGCTGCTGCCCACCGTCCTCGAAGAGGACCAGAAGCTGCTCCTGGCACAGGCCCGCGAGCGCCGCGAGTCCCGCACCTCGGACGTCACCACCATCGACCAGGCAGTGGAGGCCGCTGCCGCCGGCGGCTGGGCCCGCATCCCGTGGGCCGCGCTGGGCCCGGAGGGTGAGGCGGCGCTCGCCGAGCACTCCGTCTCCGTACGGTGTCTGGTCGCGGAGGACGGGTCGGTGCCGGACGCCGATGAGACCCGCGGTAACGTCGCTGTCGTGGCCCGCGCCTACTGAGTGCGCGATTCCGGCCGTACGCCTCTTCAGGCGACACGGGCCCCACGGGAGCCGGTAGGACGTACGCGCTACTACGTACCGGCTTGTTGTGAGCTGCGAGGCTTCTCCGCAGATCAGCGCACCCGCCCTCGTCCGGACGCATCAATGGCAACTGACGGGTACGTGCAAATTATTTGGGATGCCCCGGAATGGAACCCCTGGGCACCCCGGCTCGTTGTTCACGACGTGAGCACGACACCACCTGTTCTCGCCGCAGAGCTGGCACAGGCGTGGGCCGACATTCAGCGGCACCACCCCGAGCTGCCAGACCTTGCCGCGCCCGAATCCCTGATCGGAGAATCGTCGTCCGCCTGCGGCGCCGAGCTCTCCTTCGAGCGACTGCTCCATGAGGCAGTCCATGGCATCGCCGCCTCACGCGGCGTACGCGACACCTCACGCGCGGGCCGCTATCACAACCGCAGATTCCTCGCGATCGCCGAGGAGATGGGCCTTGACCATCCCGAGGAGCCGCACCCGAGCAGCGGCTTCTCACT
Proteins encoded in this region:
- the proS gene encoding proline--tRNA ligase, producing MAKAPVLTPRAEDFPRWYQDLINKAELADNGPVRGTMVIRPYGYGLWERMQQDLDARIKETGTQNAYFPLFIPQSYLTREAQHVEGFAPELAVVTHGGGKELEEPVVVRPTSETIVNEYFSKWVQSYRDLPLLINQWANVVRWELRPRLFLRTSEFLWQEGHTAHATREEARDFAARIHEHVYGDFMREVLAMDFVLGRKTARERFAGAINTLTLEGMMGDGKALQLGTSHELGQNFAKAFHTQYLSKEGKQELVWQTSWGSTTRMVGALVMMHGDDNGLRVPPRLAPVQVVVLAIKGDEAVLAKVREIGDRLKAAGVRVQVDDRTDTPFGRRAVDWELKGVPVRVEVGPRDLENGTAMVARRIPGGKEPVAIDSLTALLPTVLEEDQKLLLAQARERRESRTSDVTTIDQAVEAAAAGGWARIPWAALGPEGEAALAEHSVSVRCLVAEDGSVPDADETRGNVAVVARAY